A single Acropora palmata chromosome 5, jaAcrPala1.3, whole genome shotgun sequence DNA region contains:
- the LOC141881139 gene encoding uncharacterized protein LOC141881139, producing MIPPIKWCDSFEFKILIPGNCSFNCEYSISLFSNSKECQTAIYVTMSSIFLTMCIYCQQSVRPRQEGLQCDGCLRWQHRTCNTGVSQSEYRDAVKTGASIDWRCLTCDIPLAESTALSEISVSVDPDVHFNSEQNSDQDILECEEFNPPVDSFDELTEASTILTIEETNAESTIGSTIYELPTQPTIDESTIEGPTPHSVEQADQTLTFQIMEGASERGKRKLIDSCGFSYNVKRQRLHSTDWQYTVRPTGNRCKATVVQRPGNVFEFGRNHHNHAAPVGGMVAAKIKCLVKQDAKQDVFRPASEVVNDVLLSELTDAPCPCLPRIASLQRTANRTRQKLRPQDPKDLDFDLQMEHIPDGFFLEDVKIRGRRHLVFASDKQLELLQQSKTWYIDGTFKLCRQPFTQLLTLNAFVKNDDHVKQVPLVFVIMSGQKRRDYRAVLDAITSILPRPPRVTKVMLDFEKAVWSALRQTLPNVQLKGCSFHWTQALWRKVQGLGLQDAYRNDLGTHQLIRQLMALPYLPAEKIERRFLRLQQQATARPLQDFCSYIHENWISTQTFPPQTWSVFLEAVRTNNDLEGWHNGLNRRAKGRSQLPLYILIQLLHREASLVNMQIRLVSDKKLKRHQRSTYRAMQRRLFDLWKQYEDGQRNSKELLEACSHLVQVM from the exons ATGATTCCTCCAATCAAATGGTGTGACTCGTTCGAATTTAAAATCTTGATCCCGGGTAATTGCTCATTCAATTGTGAATACTCTATTAGCTTATTCAGCAACTCTAAAGAGTGTCAAACCGCGATCTACGTTACGATGTCTTCGATCTTCCTTACGATGTGTATTTATTGTCAGCAATCAGTTCGACCCCGTCAAGAAGGCCTCCAGTGTGATGGCTGCCTCCGTTGGCAGCACCGCACCTGCAACACGGGCGTATCACAGTCTGAATACCGAGACGCAGTTAAAACCGGTGCATCTATCGACTGGCGTTGCTTAACATGCGACATCCCTCTGGCTGAAAGTACCGCCTTGAGTGAAATCTCCGTATCGGTCGATCCTGACGTTCACTTCAACTCCGAGCAGAATAGCGATCAAG ATATCCTTGAGTGCGAAGAGTTTAACCCTCCAGTAGACTCGTTTGATGAGCTTACGGAGGCGTCGACCATTCTGACCATTGAAGAGACCAATGCTGAATCCACCATCGGATCAACAATTTACGAACTTCCAACCCAGCCGACCATTGACGAATCCACCATCGAGGGACCAACACCTCATTCAGTTGAGCAAGCAGACCAGACACTGACGTTTCAGATTATGGAGGGTGCCAGCGAGAGAGGAAAGCGAAAGCTCATTGACAGCTGTGGATTCAGCTATAACGTCAAGAGGCAGCGCCTTCATTCAACCGACTGGCAATACACTGTTCGTCCAACG GGAAACCGCTGCAAAGCCACCGTTGTGCAAAGACCGGGTAACGTGTTCGAGTTTGGCAGAAACCACCACAACCATGCTGCGCCAGTCGGTGGAATGGTAGCGGCGAAAATCAAGTGCCTAGTTAAGCAGGACGCCAAACAAGACGTCTTCAGACCTGCGTCAGAGGTAGTCAACGATGTGCTCCTCAGTGAACTAACAGATGCTCCTTGTCCCTGCCTTCCCCGCATTGCTAGTCTGCAGAGAACTGCTAACCGTACCCGCCAGAAGTTACGACCGCAAGACCCGAAGGATTTAGACTTCGACCTACAAATGGAACATATCCCAGATGGCTTCTTCCTTGAAGATGTTAAG ATACGAGGGCGCCGACACCTGGTATTTGCATCGGATAAACAACTGGAACTGCTCCAACAGTCTAAGACATGGTATATAGACGGAACTTTTAAACTGTGTCGCCAGCCGTTTACTCAGCTACTGACCCTAAACGCCTTTGTGAAGAACGATGATCACGTGAAGCAGGTGCCACTGGTTTTCGTCATAATGTCCGGGCAAAAACGGCGAGACTACAGAGCGGTCCTTGATGCGATAACATCCATTCTCCCTCGCCCACCGAGAGTCACTAAGGTAATGCTGGATTTTGAAAAAGCTGTTTGGAGCGCGCTCCGCCAGACCCTCCCAAATGTGCAGCTTAAAGGTTGTTCATTCCACTGGACACAAGCCCTATGGAGAAAG GTACAAGGGCTTGGACTCCAAGATGCCTACAGAAATGACCTAGGCACCCACCAACTGATAAGGCAACTTATGGCTTTACCTTACCTCCCTGCTGAAAAGATCGAAAGAAGATTCCTTCGACTCCAGCAGCAAGCAACTGCCAGACCCTTGCAGGACTTCTGCAGTTACATCCACGAGAATTGGATCAGCACCCAGACCTTCCCGCCACAGACGTGGAGCGTGTTCCTGGAAGCTGTCAGGACCAACAATGATCTAGAAGGTTGGCACAATGGCCTGAACCGGCGCGCCAAAGGACGTTCGCAGCTACCCCTCTACATCTTAATCCAGCTATTACACCGGGAAGCCAGCTTGGTGAACATGCAAATCCGTCTGGTTTCAGACAAAAAGCTCAAGAGACACCAGCGGTCGACCTACAGAGCTATGCAGAGAAGACTCTTCGACCTCTGGAAGCAGTATGAGGACGGCCAAAGGAACTCGAAGGAGCTTCTGGAGGCCTGTTCTCACCTCGTTCAAGTAatgtaa
- the LOC141881146 gene encoding 40-kDa huntingtin-associated protein-like has product MDREFDVLGQYRAITAKLKRRFLKKPNVSEASGQFGSLAAELKRQDCPHYAGFCSLAKARCENTLSNATGEVEALTEAARLFLQAEKNCVELRCPSFEEHITEAIHLFNQAIKTHCAQGNSALGACLCLEIGDALRCMNRPHEAMVHYQHAAELQHQNPTEALQSMTLVASCKIDSGDFDGALSVLTEMAYFAEERGSVGQQQGKLQGPYQDILAHCEIGRVLLLMLLQPTPQLIRSQHAQILDKYSEGGMGGYPVDYMNRELFLLLQSVVMVCQDQDVDTLRKLEKELWTYLDPQQQHLLHLITLKLSHKGG; this is encoded by the exons ATGGATCGCGAATTCGACGTTCTTGGCCAGTACCGTGCCATAACAGCAAAGTTGAAGAGGCGTTTCCTTAAAAAACCCAACGTCTCAGAGGCAAGTGGACAGTTTGGTTCTCTTGCCGCAGAATTGAAGCGACAAGACTGTCCTCATTATGCTGGTTTCTGTAGTTTAGCTAAAGcaaggtgcgaaaacacactGTCCAATGCGACAGGTGAAGTTGAAGCGCTTACAGAAGCAGCCAGATTGTTTTTGCAAGCGGAGAAAAATTGTGTTGAACTCAGATGTCCTTCATTTGAGGAACACATAACCGAAGCAATACACTTATTCAATCAGGCAATCAAGACGCATTGTGCTCAGGGAAATTCTGCGTTGGGCGCTTGCTTGTGCCTGGAGATCGGGGATGCTTTGAGATGTATGAACCGGCCACACGAGGCAATGGTCCATTACCAACATGCTGCAGAGTTACAACACCAGAATCCTACAGAAGCACTGCAGTCCATGACTCTGGTAGCATCATGCAAAATTGACTCAG GTGATTTTGATGGTGCCTTGTCTGTCCTCACTGAGATGGCCTACTTTGCAGAGGAACGAGGAAGTGTAGGACAACAGCAAGGAAAACTTCAAGGCCCTTATCAAGATATTTTAGCCCACTGCGAAATTGGCCGTGTTCTGCTGTTGATGTTACTTCAGCCAACACCACAACTAATTCGGTCTCAGCATGCTCAGATACTTGACAAGTACTCTGAGGGAGGCATGGGTGGGTATCCTGTGGATTATATGAATAGGGAACTTTTTCTATTGCTTCAGTCTGTGGTTATGGTTTGTCAGGACCAGGATGTTGATACTCTGAGGAAACTAGAGAAAGAGCTATGGACTTATCTTGACCCACAACAACAGCATCTTCTTCACTTAATCACTCTAAAATTATCACACAAAGGAGGTTAA
- the LOC141881150 gene encoding uncharacterized protein LOC141881150, with protein sequence MMEVSKEKEASIARKRRRTEWWSKHAPKDKRMKLKSEQTEEKAVTTPEACEEEEKSQTAPLRQKSTKQEQEKTKAVTSPQVCEQKEKSQTSDSKTKKRYILFLGNLPFTVKEEDVKSHFRCTGKDTIKQVRMLTKKTGESKGCAFLEFNNKFSYWKALNLHHSIIAGRKINVEVTCGGGGNGEQRQKRLRERKSKFRKGRKKNIKKIKEPC encoded by the exons ATGATGGAAGTAAGTAAGGAAAAGGAAGCATCAATTGCGAGAAAACGGAGAAGAACCGA atgGTGGTCAAAACATGCCCCCAAagataaaagaatgaaattaaaatcag aacaaacagaagaaaaagctgTCACAACTCCAGAAGCCTGtgaagaagaggaaaagtCTCAGACAG CACCTCTCAgacaaaaatcaacaaaacagGAACAAGAAAAGACCAAAGCTGTTACCTCTCCACAAGTCtgtgaacaaaaagaaaagtctcAGACATCTGACAGcaagacaaagaaaagatACATACTTTTCCTTG GTAATTTACCATTTACCGTTAAAGAAGAAGATGTCAAATCACATTTTCGCTGCACTGGAAAAG ataCCATTAAACAAGTCAGAATGTTGACAAAGAAGACAGGAGAATCAAAAGGCTGTGCATTCCTGGAatttaacaacaaatttaGTTACTGG AAAGCGTTAAACCTGCACCACAGCATTATAGCGGGAAGGAAAATAAATGTTGAAGTCACATGTGGTGGAGGAGGCAATGGggaacaaagacaaaagaggCTAAGAGAACGAAAGTCAAAGTTCCGTAAagggaggaaaaaaaatatcaaaaaaataaaggagCCTTGTTGA